TTaactttttatatgtttttctaCCGTTTTATGTTGTTAATGTAATACATGGAAGGGCCACCGACAATGACATATttgagatttttaaattttaaaagtttcatatataaattagatttcactatgtttttaattcttacaattttagataaatgtaattttttattcctattgaaataaacaaacattaaaataattttttggtcAACAAACAGTCAGTGGACAACTTCTAGTAGTTATCTGTATTTTCATAGGACAATGTTGAGATAAGCattgcttcttttttctttctcttctgcGTAAAACCATTTTTGTCTGCTTTTCATACAGTATTATGATGACAACTTCTCAAGTATAtctgttaatatatttatttagtatatattattttcattaccTTAAATTTGAACTGGTAATTTAgtttaataatcaaataataactgTGCAAGGGAGTGATTCAATTAATCTAAACCTAATCTCATTGAGTAGATCAACTTTCAAATGTTGCAATCCAAATCATATTCTACCattcattattttaacttttagattGTAGACTTTTCAGTTCAAAATCTGTCAAAATCatttcaaaccaagccaaattGGAACTCTATCACACTAATTGCAAACTAgaaatattataagtttaattaaatgtttGCAAAAAGTCTTCTGAAAATAGTTCTTTTTAATCATATCAGAAGTGTCTGAAATTCCTGGTCAATTTTCAGACTGATATTtccactaaaaaaatttaattgagaaaaagaaaCTTATTGGGTGAATTATTTGGTGGAAGCCAAATTGCAGACGTCGACAACCACTTTCCAGAACCCCCTCCtattagcaaaaagaaaaacaaagttgTGCATTTGATACCTTAACTTTCGAGCAATAACATaacaaatgataaatttttaaattatataatttcttttacgtGATGTATTTTATGGCGGATAATGGAATATGTAACCACCCAAATTTTAGTAGCTAGATGCTATAAAAAAGGTATTACATATCCATATCAAGTTCAAGTTCATGGTGAATAATAGATAGAATTGAAATATTATGTACAATCTTCCATAGAGAGTTTTTAAAACAAAGTATTTGAGAATGAAGGAAGAGTCAAAATGTTACATAACATAAACTTTCCTATGAAAGCAACTAATTACTCCTACGACAGTTTCAATGTTGCTCTTTATTATCTTCTATTATTAGGAAACAGATAGTCATAACAAGCGGATACCAAAGCATAAACAAACAAGCAGGATAAGTTAGAgttcattttaaattaagttttgaaaaaaataaaacttatataaaaataatacaattactACATAACTTCATATCAAACATAAAATTTGTACTCACACACATAGGCTCTCATGACCAATTCATATTCCAAGAACCAATAGACTTAACCTTCAGAGAACTAGTATATTAACTAATATTCTGAGACCATGCAACTATCATTGTCCACTCACTCCTACTTCTCAAGAACTATAGTTATATCATGTTCGGGTGTCTTCCTAATTCATAGAGCATGGCAGGATAAATTCTATATTTCACGAGTTCAAACTCTTGCTAAAACTCCATATATGAACCTCcatcttatttttatctatataaTCCAATTACTAGTAGGGTCAAGATGATCTATTTCAATCTTTGTTGTCAATACACTTCATGCGGttgggaatccaagtgtgagtctaagttttatattgagtaaagatgaaaaagttgagcatcatataaggatgaagacccataaatccattgttttaaggttttgtGTTAATAGTGATGTCAATCCCTTATGGGGTTGGGCTCATGTCTCATTAGTGTTGTATCTCCCAAGTTATCCTCTCTCCAAAAGTCGAAAAGGATTTCCAAAGGCAAAGAGAAAAATTTGAGCACCACTTAGCCCAAGTTGAGTGTTATCTTGGATAAAGAGCTCATTCCTTGCCTCTAATTTCGCGCTCccgtgtggagtgtgtggcgaTGGGTTATGCTTTTTGTTGATGTGACACTTtttggtgatttctttttgcTTATTCTAGACAAAAGGGTTGAGAAGTGTGGAATGTGTTTTGGTGTTTTTCTTAAGTTGTTAGGGCTTCCTTTGAGACCTTCATTCCTCGCATTTGATCTTGATCCTCTTCCATCGTTTGTCTTCTCGTTTTGAGCTCTTCAAGAGATAATgaagagctaaacccattttgtGGATTAGATCTAACCATTTAAACTCTTATTGTTTCTATTTATATGTCTTGCCattcaatttaagtattttgtttttgtgtttcatttttttttttgacttaaTCATCCATAGCTTgctatttaattaattggatattgaaaaatatcttttataagctagaattgaaacaaaatacataataaaatttgtatatagAAATGAAACTTGACTCAttaattgtattaaatcttgATGCGAAATAACACTTATCTTCTTTCTAATTTAAAGTTGAAGTCAACCCATTTACTCAAACTTTAATTCTTGAGTAGaatgaatttatgtttttttattaagagtAAATTCCTTAAGCACTAAGTGTTATATGCTTGAGAGTAGGATTCAATAAAGTTTAATCCTAACAATAACACTTCATatcatttttaatctattatgcATTCTAAGTATTTGATAAAATCccgaaaaaaaagtttattcatttttacacaatttaattccttaaacatcaaaataatttatgatattttaaagaacgttaattacttattatatattattatatgttattatgAAACTAGTACACTTCTCATTGACTAAATTGTTCTAAGACACGAACATTTAATTCaacttatttaaagaaaaatggttcttttcttatgtatttttggagtataaaatattttaaaacaattaaagaaataattaaatatgtctttgtcccttaactttcaatgaattttggaattagttcatttcgaaactttggaccaaattagtcattcatctttcaaaatacgtgaatttagtccttttaatcaaattttgttaaatttatctgacatttcatgtttcataatagtatttgatttaaaattgaaGCAAATatgtgtcaaataatataaacaattcaaatacaatatttaaatgcgcatgaaacatcaaataatcctaacaaaatttgattaaaataactaaattcacgtatttcgaaagttaaagaactaaattgatccaaaattttgaaatggactaattccaaaattcacttaaaattaaaagagcaaaaacataagaaaacataatttaaacttaattaataaatatgttaacCTTTAATGATTTGATAGACAGTTAATATACATTATTACTTTAATATCTTAGAAAGAAATaactgatttaaaaaaaaatatatgatttatatTTGATCGGTAAGCATACTAACCTTTAATAACTTGATAGGTTATCAATGGACATTGTTAATTACAAGCGTCAAATGGAATGACAACCCAAATATTCTAACATGAAAGTTAATTATCAACCCTACATCTTGTATAAAATAAACTACTTTAGTACCTATATATTTAAGAATTAGCTTCTACAAGTTGGAAAtggaaaaacaataataatgataatagttgaaaatttaataatttaatgttgataaaaataaatctaatataCAACAAAAGTCCATAAACAATCTACTCAAACAACTTATTTATATCAAAGAAAAAGCTTAAACAAATCAAAGTGAGATGAAAGTTATCAAGACAAATGAAGAAAACTCCATCCTTTGCAAATCAATTTTGATGAGGAAAACAAGAACACTTACATTATTGTATGGATTTGTGTTTCAGAAACTAAACAGACACTTCATCCTATAAGCAAAGAACTTCTTCATTTCTAACAAAATTTTGGAATGTTGACAAATCCAATTGAATGTGTAAATAAAAACACTACAGTGTGATCAAGCAAAGCTGAAGAAAGTAACTACACATAGTGCTAGCAACACTGATTTTATGGCAACAGAACCAGGTAATCTTCCATTGTCCTTCCTTAAGAAAAGTCCTTGGTATATAGGCAAATTGATGAGAACCAAAAATCCACACAAAAGAACTTGCAACACCATTGTGTCACAAATTCCAAAGCCATCTTCCCTTAGAACTGCATCCTTCAACACACTCAGAAAACAGAACAAATTCAGCAATGCAAGAGTTGCTAATACAGTGAGCATTGGAGAGGAGGTTCCAAACTCCATGATTTCCTTCTCATAGCGTTTGGAAGCTTCTTCTTCAGTAACTTTACTTGTGATAACAAAAGTTGAATCTGAGAATCCAAAAAGCTTCAAGATGGTGTCAATGCAGGCAAAAAGATAAGAGCTTGTTCTCTTGTATAGCCATATCCGTAGTTCATTCCACCAACCTTGAAATGTTCCCCCACAGAATAAAAACTCCAACAAACTATAAGTGGCTTCACCAACAATGATATATGCAAAAGGTATGAACCATGGACTTGACATCTGATAAATCCATCAATAACTGGTTAAACACATGCATGATCAAGTATAATGATGCATAATCACAAATAGCATGTTTGATATCCTAAAaggtgaaagaaaaatagaatgaTGTAAATGTGTGTAACAAGAGTTATTTGTTGGAAACGGATTCATTGACTAGTCACTAAAcaatgttgttgatgttgttgatgctAGTCATTCAACACATCAAAATTAACGTGATTTTTTCTGAGAAAAAGACCATGAATCCgttcttattttgttttgttaccTTTGGAAACAAGGGAATGCCTTTAAGGAGGTACAATGAAGGGATGATAGAATAGTATAGTGTTGCAAAAGAGCTAGGTGCCCATAAGCAATAAATACTATATCCCATTTGGAGTGCCAAACTGATCCTTCCCAAACCATACCATGCAGGGCTAAATTTTGAAAGCAAAATTTGCAAGTCTCCTTCAGACCATCTCTTGTGTTGAACAAGTGTTTGAGGCAAGGTAGTTGGAGCTAACCCTAAGAAAGCCTTCCTTGGTGGATTGTAGTACACTGATTTCCATCCTTGGCATTGAATAGACAATCCTGTTATCACATCCTCCACTGGACACCCATATCTTAAACCCATCTGCAATTCAAGAAACAACATTATAACCTAATTTAGAAATTTAGGGTCTCTTCAAACCATTTGGAGTCTGAAACTTCTGTCACTGTTTTGTTCTTAAAAATGGTCAGGAAAGTTGTAAGAGGAAGGTGTATCTAAATTGCTTTTTACTTCAACTCTTAACTGATGTGAGACTATGGATGTACCAGAAGACTTAGTTTTAGTTTTGACAtctgttataaaattataagaagtgtatatgtttgtgtgagtgagtgagagagagggagagaaacCTCTTTTCCCCACAGTGTGTTTTCCTCATAGGTGCAACTTGCAAGAGCCTTTGATTCTTCTTTCAGTTCCTCCAAGCTTGTTTCTTTAAACTGATAATCTTCATTAACATTCCAGTTATTCCTATATTGATCACTGAATTTCAATCCACAAAGAGATTCTCTCCTGTGAAAGCAGCCACTTCCTACATACAAAGGACCCCCACAACCATCTGCACCAGGGAACTCCACctattttttcataacaaaataattgtAAATTCAATACATGTGTCTTTGAAACAAAGTTGAAtgcaaataagaaaaataaggaGTTGCTTAACTTATCATTAGTACAAATTTATGTGTGAGATGTTTGAAGATAACATGACAGAATAAATGTCACTTAAAACTGTTTGAATGAAAgataagatataaaaaatgagtATCTTAGATTTTCATTAATGAAGTTTCTGAACTAAATCATCTCAGTCCACAAATTACTCACCTCGGATATTGCTAATAGATTACTTCCATATAAATCATTCTTAGTGACATTCTCAAAAATCTGACGGAACTGCACATAAGCTATTTTGTGACCTTTCTCTTCATCCATGAAAAAACATAGAGCATCTCTCACAGACTGTGAATTGTTTGAGTACATGTCACAGTCTACATTTAGAATGATTTTCCCGTCACTGATATTGGAAGACACCCTTAACTGCATATTCACACCAAACAATTGTATAAATTTACACAATTTTACAGATGAAAGATTGATCAAAATACATAAACTAACACTATGAAAGAATTGTACATATTTTATACCAGTGAATTCATAGCTCCAGCTTTGAAGTTGTGGAAATATTGGGGTCTCTTCTCACGAGCCAAATACACCAGAGTTGGTAAAAGGAATCCATCAACATCTTTTGAATTCTCAGGGTCCTTTCTATGAAGTAGTATCTATTAAGAAGAACAAAACATGAGCAACAGGGTGTGTGTGATTATGACAAATGTCAAAAGCTAATGCACTTAATTAATTACTTGAATTCATCatgtttaagaaataaattgatGTTACTTAAATTACTTCAAAAATTGTATCATGGTCACGTCGAGAAGAATATGAATCCCACTGAGAAAATCCCTTATGCTTTAGACGTGCTTCTTTGGGTACTTCACCAAACTTGGTTGCATCTTCAATACGTCTTTCCATTTCGTTGTACAATTTCTGCATCATGAATACTTTATGTCTGTATTAAATtgtaatgaattaaaaaaactaagatGGAATTATTAAGTAATCTTGTACCTTGATAGCTGTTAGCTCTTTGGTTTGATCAGAATGATTAGAGTAACCTGATGAGACTATACTCTTAAAATATGCAGCTGGTGACCTTGGTTCCACTTTGAACTTTCTGCAAAATGGAATCCAATGTTTTGCAAAGTTTGATGCCTCCAATAGAGCATAGAACGTGATTTGAGATCCAGCATCATCAGAGAGATACACATTCAATTTCTCAGTTGGATAGTCGTAAGCCATAACAGATAGCACTGTGTTAATCACCATCATTGGTGGCTCAATATCAGGGTCTGCTGTGCACACAAATATGTCCACTCCTGGCAACTTTCTCTCATATCTGTTccaaaaaaacacacaaattttCCTCACATGTACCAAATCAATGATCAACAACATAGTTTATGGGTCTGTGCAGGGAAAAATTCATTAAGGAGATAACAATGAGACTTTTGATACAAGAGTCATACGGTCATCAAGATCAACTATCGACTCTAAAACCACTGATGAATTAGGAAGACAATAGTATCAATGAAACTTGAGTCAATTAACATGAGAAATTGACAACACTTCTAATttaaaaccttaaaacaatgaatttatgggtcttactacttaaattttttcatttctactcGATATAGAACTTAATTCATACTTGCATTTCTAACAATAGAATCTCAATCAGAAATAGAAAGTgaaggaaaataaattaaatagaagTAGGTGGCACCTCTGAGAGAGTATGTTTCTGAAGGGTTTTCTGAAGACAAGGTTCCATCTGAAGGCCTGAGTGAGAACCCAGTAAAAGCCAAACCAGAATTCAGCACCAAGCATACCAAGCCATACCCATTTGCCATCTTCACCTTTTGCATCTATGATATGGCTAATTCTGTAAATCCATACGAAGCATATGCACACAAATAATGAAGTTGCAAAGGACCTATAGATGAGTCTT
This portion of the Vigna unguiculata cultivar IT97K-499-35 chromosome 6, ASM411807v1, whole genome shotgun sequence genome encodes:
- the LOC114186776 gene encoding cellulose synthase-like protein E1, translated to MGITEHTPLFETKKSRGRLIYRSFATSLFVCICFVWIYRISHIIDAKGEDGKWVWLGMLGAEFWFGFYWVLTQAFRWNLVFRKPFRNILSQRYERKLPGVDIFVCTADPDIEPPMMVINTVLSVMAYDYPTEKLNVYLSDDAGSQITFYALLEASNFAKHWIPFCRKFKVEPRSPAAYFKSIVSSGYSNHSDQTKELTAIKKLYNEMERRIEDATKFGEVPKEARLKHKGFSQWDSYSSRRDHDTIFEILLHRKDPENSKDVDGFLLPTLVYLAREKRPQYFHNFKAGAMNSLLRVSSNISDGKIILNVDCDMYSNNSQSVRDALCFFMDEEKGHKIAYVQFRQIFENVTKNDLYGSNLLAISEVEFPGADGCGGPLYVGSGCFHRRESLCGLKFSDQYRNNWNVNEDYQFKETSLEELKEESKALASCTYEENTLWGKEMGLRYGCPVEDVITGLSIQCQGWKSVYYNPPRKAFLGLAPTTLPQTLVQHKRWSEGDLQILLSKFSPAWYGLGRISLALQMGYSIYCLWAPSSFATLYYSIIPSLYLLKGIPLFPKMSSPWFIPFAYIIVGEATYSLLEFLFCGGTFQGWWNELRIWLYKRTSSYLFACIDTILKLFGFSDSTFVITSKVTEEEASKRYEKEIMEFGTSSPMLTVLATLALLNLFCFLSVLKDAVLREDGFGICDTMVLQVLLCGFLVLINLPIYQGLFLRKDNGRLPGSVAIKSVLLALCVVTFFSFA